Proteins from a genomic interval of Scatophagus argus isolate fScaArg1 chromosome 6, fScaArg1.pri, whole genome shotgun sequence:
- the srd5a3 gene encoding polyprenol reductase, which translates to MIWSSVGLSLLDVLWAFLSLCFFVAFCVHKISPYLLRKYETCRLYVLFQDLIRYGKTKQTLKRNDWLRMFDVPKRWFWHFYVISVGWNGLLLVLYLNFIYRHQPYPSWLTGVLDILTGVPNSNSQVPQLSTLLVQLLLCVHSVRRLLECQCVSVFSDGAIHLVQYVFGLGYYVALGLTVLCLDRQRKGTGTLLSQLNWFHVAGNALFIGASLLQHQSMVLLARLRVGKSGIVETLAHRVPKGGWFELVSCPHYFAELLIYISLSFVFGGLSLTWWLVVLYVLFNQALAAQLCHDLYMSKYESYPRHRKAFIPFVL; encoded by the exons ATGATTTGGAGCTCGGTCGGCTTGAGCCTTTTAGATGTTTTGTgggcttttctgtctttatgtttcTTTGTAGCTTTCTGTGTCCACAAAATCTCCCCATACCTActgagaaaatatgaaacatgtcGTCTCTACGTGTTATTTCAGGATCTTATTCGTTacggaaaaacaaaacaaaccctcAAACGAAACGACTGGCTCCGTATGTTTGATGTACCAAAAAG GTGGTTCTGGCACTTCTATGTTATCTCCGTTGGTTGGAATGGTCTTCTTCTTGTCTTATACCTGAATTTTATATATCGGCATCAGCCATACCCATCATGGCTCACTGGAGTATTAGACATTTTGACGGGTGTACCAAACAGTAACAGTCAAG TCCCACAGCTGTCTACTCTGCtggtgcagctgctgctctgtgtccaCTCTGTCAGGAGGCTGTTGgagtgtcagtgtgtcagtgttttctcGGATGGAGCCATTCATTTGGTGCAGTATGTGTTCGGTCTGGGATATTATGTGGCACTGGGGTTGACGGTGCTCTGCTTGGATCGTCAGAGAAAAG GGACTGGAACTCTCCTTTCTCAGCTGAACTGGTTTCATGTAGCAGGAAATGCACTTTTCATTGGGGCCTCACTCTTGCAGCATCAGTCCATGGTCCTGCTGGCCAGGCTTCGCGTGGGAAAGTCTG GAATAGTTGAGACCCTGGCTCACAGAGTGCCAAAGGGAGGATGGTTCGAGCTCGTGTCATGCCCGCATTACTTTGCCGAGCTTCTGATCTACATCTCactgagctttgtttttggAGGCCTTTCTCTCACTTGGTGGCTCGTTGTCCTTTATGTGCTCTTCAACCAGGCACTAGCAGCACAGCTTTGTCATGACCTTTACATGAGCAAATATGAGTCATACCCACGGCATAGAAAAGCATTTATACCGTTTGTGCTGTGA
- the tmem165 gene encoding transmembrane protein 165 has translation MPLMVGGGDGRANRNVMCVLFPLAAVFVLSVGVAAVPEEHKSAIQEQPPQEKVSSPLTLSPVVSEDGSSKGNLGFIHAFVASISVIIVSELGDKTFFIAAIMAMRYNRLTVLAGAMLALGFMTCLSVLFGYATTIIPRIYTYYVSTALFAIFGVRMLREGLKMSPDEGQEELEEVQAEIKKKDEELQRSKLANGTPDVEAGSGTAVPQGKWHSFISPIFIQAFTLTFLAEWGDRSQLTTIILAAREDPFGVAVGGTLGHCLCTGLAVIGGRMIAQKISVRTVTIIGGIVFLAFAFSALFIKPEPGF, from the exons ATGCCTCTCATGGTCGGCGGAGGAGACGGACGGGCTAAtagaaatgtgatgtgtgtcttgtttccgCTCGCCGCCGTGTTTGTATTGTCGGTCGGAGTTGCTGCTGTTCCAGAGGAACACAAATCAGCTATCCAAGAGCAACCTCCACAAGAG AAAGTCTCAAGTCCCCTCACATTAAGCCCAGTTGTTTCTGAAGATGGCTCCAGCAAAGGAAACCTGGGTTTCATACATGCCTTTGTGGCCTCTATCTCTGTCATCATCGTCTCTGAGTTGGGAGACAAGACGTTTTTCATCGCAGCCATCATGGCCATGCGTTACAACCGTCTCACCGTGTTGGCAGGGGCCATGCTCGCCCTGGGATTTATGACTTGTCTCTCTG TGCTGTTTGGCTATGCCACCACCATCATCCCTAGAATCTACACATACTATGTGTCTACAGCTTTGTTTGCCATATTTGGTGTACGCATGTTGAGAGAGGGGCTGAAAATGAGTCCAGATGAAGGCCAGGAGGAGCTAGAGGAGGTACAGGCAGAGATCAAAAAGAAAGACGAAGAG CTTCAGCGATCCAAGTTGGCTAATGGGACTCCAGATGTGGAGGCTGGATCAGGGACTGCTGTTCCTCAGGGAAAGTGGCACAGCTTCATTTCACCCATTTTCATCCAAGCCTTCACCCTCACCTTCCTGGCAGAGTGGGGGGACCGCTCACAGCTGACCACTATAATTCTTGCTGCCCGGGAG GATCCGTTTGGAGTTGCAGTGGGTGGTACACTTGGACACTGTTTGTGTACAGGCCTGGCTGTCATAGGAGGGAGAATGATTGCCCAGAAAATATCCGTCAGAACAG TAACAATCATTGGAGGGATCGTTTTTCTGGCGTTTGCCTTCTCTGCCTTGTTCATCAAGCCAGAACCTGGATTTTAA